CTCCGATACCGAGGGCGCGCGCCTGAAAACCCAGCTGGGCCAGGCCGCCACGGTCACGGTCACGCCGGTCCACTATGCCTACTTTGACGGCACCTCCATGGCCACGCCCCACGTGGCGGCGGTGGCGGCACTGGTATGGAGCTATTTCCCAAGGTGCAGCGCGAGCCAGATTCGCGCCTCGCTCAATAAAAGCGCGCTGGACCTGGGCAGCGCCGGATGGGATGACAAATTCGGCCATGGCCTGGTGCAGGCCAAGGCGGCCCACGACCGGATTGCCGCGAAAGGATGTGGCATCTAGCCGCCACGCTGACGAAGAAAGGACGCTGCGGCGTCCTTTTTTGCTCTAGCCCGCGCTGCACCGTGCCGTGCCGTACGGCAACTAAATGGTATTATTTTAACAATACAGCTGCAGGGGAGCGAAATAATATCACCAAATCTCACGCCGGCAATCGTGAAAACTACATTTCGAGACAATTGACGAACTAAACAACACATATTGCTTTGCAATAAATAAGTTGATTGATTGATCCAGGAATCCCCTCATACACTGCTTCGATTGCAGGCCCAGAAGGCTTCGCAAACACCGGCACGCGGGCCTACAGAGCCTGCGGCAACATATGACACAATTCTTGGAGAAATACATGAGGAAAAATCAGCCAGGCATGTCCACGATCGCTGCAGCAGTCAAGGTACTTGCCGCAACAGTCGCATTCGGCGTCATCGGCAACGCTGCTGCAGCCGCCGACACCACCCGCGTCATCGTGGCATTCAAACCTGGCAGCGCGGCCAGCGTGAAGTCGGCAGTGCATGCTGCCAAGGGCAATATCAAGCACGACATATTCGGCATGGACGCAATGGCCATCGAAGTGCCCTTGACGGCACTGAAGGGTTTGCAGCACAACCCCAATGTGGCCTACGTGGAAGAAGACGTGATTCGCCGCCCCTTCGCCAGCACCACCCCCTCGACCGGCACACCCTACCTGCTGGGCCAGAAAGTCCCTTACGGCATCAAGCAAGTACAGGCTGACCTGCTGCCCGATACCTACGTGGCCAACCGCAAGGTGTGCATCATCGATTCCGGCATCGACCGCGCCCATGAAGACTTCGTCGGTTCCACCACCAATATGACCGGTGAATACGATGCCGGTACCGGCAACTGGTACACCGACGAGAACAGCCACGGCACCCACGTGGCCGGCACCATTGCCGCCGTCAACAATGGCGTGGGCGTGGTCGGCGTCAATGCCAACAAGCGCATCAAGCTGCACATCGTCAAGGTATTCGGCAAGGATGGCTGGGCTTACTCGTCCTCGCTGGCCTCGGCTGCCAACAAGTGCGCCGCTGCCGGCGCCAACGTCATCAGCATGTCGCTCGGCGGCGGTGCGTCCAACCTGACCGAGCAAAATACTTTTGCCAACCTGCAGAGCAAAGGCATCCTGAACATCGCCGCGGCCGGCAATGACGGCAATACCGTCGTATCCTACCCTGCCGGTTACAGCAGCGTGATGATGGTCGGTGCCATTGACGAAAATCGCCAGTGGGCCACCTTCTCCCAGTACAACAGCCAGATGGAACTGGCCGGTCCCGGCGTTGCCGTGGTGTCCACCATTCCGACCAATACCGGTACCGAGCCAGCCCTCAAGGTCGGCACCAGCACCTATGCCCCAGGCGCCATCACCGGCTCCCCGGTCAAGACTGCCACCGCGCCCCTGGCCAATTTTGGCCTGGGCGACGTGGTGACCACGACCATGACGGGCAAGGTATGCCTGATCCAGCGCGGCACCGTGGACTTTGCGACCAAGGTGGGCAACTGCCAGAAGAGCGGCGGCGTGGGTGCGGTGATCTACAACAATGTCGCCGGCGGCTTTGGCGCCACCCTGGGCACGACCGTGACCACCATTCCATCGGTCACCGCCAGCGATACCGAAGGCGCTGCCATGAAGAATCAGCTGGGCCAGAGCACGACGGTGGCACTGAAAACGAGCAGCTACGCTGCCCTTGATGGCACTTCGATGGCAACACCGGCCGTGTCGGGCGTGGCCGCCCTGGTGTGGAGCTACTTCCCTACCTGCACCGGTTCGCAGATCCGCACCTCGCTGATCAAGTCGGCAATGGACCTGGGCACGGCAGGCCGTGACGTCAAGTATGGCTATGGCCTGGTCCAGGCGCGGGCCGCGTATGACCGCATCCGTACCTATGGCTGCGGCGTGTGATGAGCCCCTGATGGAAAAAAGGACGCCGAGGCGTCCTTTTTTTTCTACCTTGCACTGAAAGAAACATTATTTATCTAGCACCAACGATGTTTCCTGCGACAGCATAATATCACCAAATCTCACAGGCGCAAGGGGGCGCGCTACAAATTGATGACATTTGGCAGACAATACAACACTTGTTGAGTTCGCTAGAGAACTCGATTGATTCCTCTAAATAGTTCGGATTACAGTGGATTCATTGCTGGTTTACCAGACCGGCAAGAAAATGCGACCAAGGTCACCGACCGCGGTTGTCAAGCTGATTGCACGCCGGCCTACAGAGCTGAGCGGCACATAAATAGACTATCTTTCTCGGAGAAACACCATGATGCAAAGCAAGAACGGCATGTCCTCGATCGCTGTAGCGGTGAAAATGTTGGTTGCCACCGTGGCAGTAGGTGTTATCGGCACTGCATCGGCCGCTGACACCACCCGCGTAATTGTCGCGTTCAAACCAGGCGCCGCTGCCAATATGAAAGCGGCGGTCAAGGCTGCCAAAGGCAACGTCAAGCACGAAATTTTCGGCATGAACGCCATGGCCATCGAAGTGCCGGCCGTTGCCCTCAAGGGTTTGCAACACAATCCAAACGTGGAATATGTGGAAGAAGACGTGATCCGCCGTCCATTCGCCCTGACCTCGCCGTCGACCGGCACCCCTTATGCCACCGGC
This region of Massilia sp. PAMC28688 genomic DNA includes:
- a CDS encoding S8 family serine peptidase — protein: MRKNQPGMSTIAAAVKVLAATVAFGVIGNAAAAADTTRVIVAFKPGSAASVKSAVHAAKGNIKHDIFGMDAMAIEVPLTALKGLQHNPNVAYVEEDVIRRPFASTTPSTGTPYLLGQKVPYGIKQVQADLLPDTYVANRKVCIIDSGIDRAHEDFVGSTTNMTGEYDAGTGNWYTDENSHGTHVAGTIAAVNNGVGVVGVNANKRIKLHIVKVFGKDGWAYSSSLASAANKCAAAGANVISMSLGGGASNLTEQNTFANLQSKGILNIAAAGNDGNTVVSYPAGYSSVMMVGAIDENRQWATFSQYNSQMELAGPGVAVVSTIPTNTGTEPALKVGTSTYAPGAITGSPVKTATAPLANFGLGDVVTTTMTGKVCLIQRGTVDFATKVGNCQKSGGVGAVIYNNVAGGFGATLGTTVTTIPSVTASDTEGAAMKNQLGQSTTVALKTSSYAALDGTSMATPAVSGVAALVWSYFPTCTGSQIRTSLIKSAMDLGTAGRDVKYGYGLVQARAAYDRIRTYGCGV